The Agelaius phoeniceus isolate bAgePho1 chromosome 34, bAgePho1.hap1, whole genome shotgun sequence DNA window agaggtggaaaaaagctaactggcagcgtagaggaaaaccaatttgggctgctgatgagtggaaagatattgctaccagggtagggaggctacctgtgaaagtccgccatgtagatgcccatgtccccaagagtagagccaatgaggagcaccaaaacaatgagcaggtagaccaggcagcaaagataggggtgtcaaagatagacctagattgggaacacaagggagagttattcctagctcaatgggcccatgatgcctcaggccatcagggcagagatgccacctatacgTGGGCaagagaccgaggggtggatttaaccatgggcagtatttcacaggttatccatgactgtgagacgtgtgctgccatcaagcaggccaagcgagtgaagcccctgtggtatgGTGGGCGGGGGTCCAAgaacaagtatggggaggcctggcagattgactccatcacactgccccagacatgccagggcaagcgctacgtgctgaccatggtggaagccaccactggatggttggaaacctaccctgtgtctcatgctactgcccggaacaccatcctgggcctggaaaaccaaatcctgtggagacatggtacccctgagaggattgagtcagacaatgggactcatttcaagaacagccttatcaacacctgggctagggaacatggcattgagtgggtgtaccatatcccctaccatgcaccagctgcaggcaaagtggagaggtacaatggactactaaaaacccagctgaaagctttgggtgggggatctttcaaaaattgggagcagcatttagcaaaggccacctggttagttaacacccgaggttccaccaaccgagcaggtcctgcccagtctgagtccctgaatgtaatagatggagataaagtcccagtggtacgtgtcagaggtttgttagggaagaatgtgtgggtcaattctgcctcgagtacagacaaacccattcgtggtgttgtctttgctcagggaccaggttgcacatggtggataatgcaaagagatggaacaacacgatgtgtaccacagggagatctgattgtggggtgagaatgatacGCAATATTACTGTTcgttggatgttactgccattgtctgtacattaaaccatacagacatgagatagaaggaaatgtgtaagtgttgaaggtctgggcaagtgggagatggagaaggagatgtgcaagtgtcgaaggtctgagcaagtgatagatggagctttgagtgagtaaggtgaaaggggtgaaatcctgccgctctgtagtatagggcatggattcagtggtccagtgtggggatgtgatgaggaCATAATGGGTGTTGCTTGTAAATTGtgggggagcagatggaaattttgtgtgaataaatgtatgatgtgtggtagtatgttgatgatatggggataaggggtggaatgtcctagggtgacgttatgatgcttgtatccccattcatgtgttctgttaatgttggatattatgttctgtacctttaagaccggctctgaagcgggaaagttttgttttggttttcttatcagcctggcgggacacagagactgcagcttttgcttttgctgcttttgctttttgctttggctctctcgctcttgcttgctttgcttctgcttgcttttgctctttagctaattcagctaaactgtccaatttcttcctggaccgtttctcctttcctttttctgatcacttcgaacctgctccggactgggacctgagaaacaccaagatcctgcaccctctggcctgcagcagcagccccagcgccggagggactgagaacagagtgaccacccccagagagactttctgaatttgtcatctttttcagagcagtgtcatctggtattgttcattttgtgtgctggggggtgctgtgcttgttaaataaacaggttctttccacttctctctgaggaatccttcccgaaccggttggggggacgGGCCGTgggggtttgcttactggaggagccctaatttggaaattctcctccaaatttgccctaaacctcgacacacagaaaaccaaaatccgtcaatttcctgatgccaatacaggcgcccagacctggtgtttgctgccactgccagtgctcacatctggatatttccccgttctggcagagccaagtccagcaattttctggcaaagaaagccaaaatctggcaattccctgctaccgtcattggcaatgccaagatccggtgtttgctggcaccgccagtgcccagatgcgggaatttcccggtgccggcacagcccaaatgcagcaattgtctggcaaagaaagccaaaacccggCACctcccagatctggtgtgttggggttggtttaaaagaagaaggagaccttggcttaaggccgtgggaaaaccctctttagttggggtcagcaggagctcccgcccataatcctcttgttcagttatgcaggttgttactagaaagttctgagttctctttgctaccgttggttacattttactgcaaaaattgtaatattcataatccttccttcctcttggatccttccctcagatcccaccttaacccctccccatatataaaagtataaatatccctgcaggaccctggacccaggcttttttctgctttgctctgtgtactgtgcacgccgtcctgtttgttgtgtttgcctgcattaaagttctgtttccagacaagcagatgaaagcagtctctgtctgtaaagtggccagagctggttctcagggaaaccactggccaatggtccggacgaggaccagaaggtttcactggtgtttgctgacaccgccagtgcccagatctggaaatttccctattctgacacagcccaagggcagcaatttgctggcacagaaatccaaaactcggccactttctgctactggctctggcaccgcccacatcttgtgtttgctgtgccagtacccagatttggaaatttcccggtgccagcagagcccaaatccagcagatttctgtcgctgccaacgacaccacccagatctggtgtttgctggcagcgccagcgcccagatctgaaaacttcctggtgccagcacagcccaagtccagtgatttgctggcacagaaagccaaaagttggaaatttccaggttctggctccagcaccatccagatctggtgtttgctggcagcgccagtgcccagatttggaaatttcccggtgccttcacagcccaggtccagcaatttggttttagctagcttaggcagagaagttcctgggactgggactttcctttttcttggaactgttgaaacctgctctggactgaaaacccagaaaaacacctgcagctcacacctgtggcccaccgagctctgggacgctgcattccagcaccagagggacttagaagagaccgagtgagccaactacagcCCACAAAAAGCACCTTCTGAATTTGCCAACttttcagcactgtcagaggtttcatttaatattattcattgtTCATGCTTGggaatactttacttgttaaataaactggggttttatCCACTTTTCTCCAGGGAAGTTTTTTCCggaactagtagggggaggaGCCGCTTGAAGTTGCTTTCTAGAcggaccccttttggaggtttcctcccaaaatttgccctaaagcagcacaaacagtcacaatgaaaacttcaccagtggcataatttcctgggtgcaaatcttgtgacagaagcttgaccttgttctccaggagagattcttggcaagagcagacaggagaagattcctggaaaactgaaacagctttccagaagtgaaatgtaaatgaaagaaacaatccaagatattttcctctatttatttctatgctccccttttccatgttgcactacttctccatcccagtaattccagatgcactgcacctctaagatcagtggcttagtgatttttagacactctaaaataccatgaggcacacagagttttccttcccctgtttttactggaaggcaacactggagatgtaagtgcagtgctgggctcaggtaggaatcctagcccaagggaaggtgtcccgccagtgtttgcccctcagccaggccaatgcagagcagcaagcaaggggattgctgtgccagtgtgcaggagtcagggctctgcacctgggctcaaggctgcaaagttcccgtgtttggacagactcaggggctgtgcccggggcgcgccgggctcgaacgtggggctcgtggggcgagcggggaacggacacggggacgaacggccccggtgcttcagttgcagcggcggcagcggcggcagcagcagcggcggcaacAGCGgcagaagaaacaaaatcagATAACTCTATaactctttctctttctctctttctttctctgtctctctttcttggtctttctctctttctgtctctgagtcTCCCTTTCCCGctgtcgggcacccttctcccggggtcccttgcccggcgtccctctcctctccccgcctccctctcgcgtccccgcctccctctccccctgccgggccgggccatgcccccggcccgcccccggccccgggcggggctgccccgtgcccggccccgcccgtcccgccgcggtctcgcctccgcccggctctggccctactggcggtggcgctgctgggcgggcatcagtgccgtgtgcgggggcggcatcgccgccctttgcctccgcctggcccgaccccggccccggccccgaggcaggctccagccccgagcccggccccggccccggcccctcccggggcccgcggaggacacaggcggcgcggccgctgccgccgcctccgctgcggcttccccggcccgagctccgccgctcggcagcgcggccgccggccccgagcctcccgtgccgcgttgcGAGGAgcgaaggcctgggcatggccggcccggggcggctgaggggcgctcgggggccgttgctggccccgggccgagcgctgacagccgcgtcccgcccgcagggacggcgcacgaggccctgcaggagcgctaccgcctgggttcgctgctggggcgcggaggattcggcagcgtcttcgcggccacgcggctctcggacggcgccccggtgagcggcggggccggcggcgggcgcaggaggagggggcggaggaggaggaggaggaggatggggctgggcagggcgggcggcgagctgagcccgctgctgtccttggcttgcaggtggccatcaagagggtgccacggaaccgcgtccggcactggggcgagctggtgagtgagcggggccagcggcagcagccggggctgccgggcggggatgagccgaggcccggcacggtggaagccgccaggacgcctcgagggggagcgggcgtgggcccagcgcagggcgcagagcatcccgggctggctcagggcttccccaggcctggcacgtcatcggccccactgagggcatcgtgctcctcccgcagcccgacggcagcagggcccctctggagatcgtgctgcaggccaaggtgtccactggcttccccggcgtggtgcagctcctggagtggttcgagctgcccaaccacatcgtgatggttctggagcggccagagcggtgtcaggacctgcatcGTGTCATTCGGGCACGGCGGTTcgtgcccgaggaggtggcgcgggagctgttccgccaggtgctggaggccgtgtggcactgcaccagctgcggggtcctgcatcGCGACATCAAGCCAGAGAACATCGTGCTTGACCTGGCCACCGGGCAGGCCAAATtgatcgactttggctgtggcacctacctgcaagagacagcctacacccactttgcaggtgagcccacgtaagggtgtactcctggtcccgggatctcatggcccaacatctcccagcccaagctggctgtggcagcggggattctcccttttgctgccagtcaggggactgagtcttcagct harbors:
- the LOC143696401 gene encoding uncharacterized protein LOC143696401 codes for the protein MKWDEREETVLDMARKLRAYADAVHGPTHARIAAVETRLQNLEDKIEENHKKLREEIKEDLLQISAVQIRGSGIQGRRFPDGQRRYTPQTELWFYLRDCGENMRRWDGKPTAVLARRVRELKEATRKKAAPVARNRTTSLPFPLSGTLLPGSLARRPSPLPASLSRPRLPLPLPGRAMPPARPRPRAGLPRARPRPSRRGLASARLWPYWRWRCWAGISAVCGGGIAALCLRLARPRPRPRGRLQPRARPRPRPLPGPAEDTGGAAAAAASAAASPARAPPLGSAAAGPEPPVPRCEERRPGHGRPGAAEGRSGAVAGPGPSADSRVPPAGTAHEALQERYRLGSLLGRGGFGSVFAATRLSDGAPVAIKRVPRNRVRHWGELPDGSRAPLEIVLQAKVSTGFPGVVQLLEWFELPNHIVMVLERPERCQDLHRVIRARRFVPEEVARELFRQVLEAVWHCTSCGVLHRDIKPENIVLDLATGQAKLIDFGCGTYLQETAYTHFAGTPSYSPPEWNDFGWYHGEAATIWSLGILLHQMVCGEHPFRRGRSLSWGQLPLPQGLSQECKDLIRWCLSVNSLERPTLEDLFCDPWVQDIPWP